One Dictyoglomus turgidum DSM 6724 DNA window includes the following coding sequences:
- a CDS encoding iron-sulfur cluster assembly scaffold protein, with translation MLRYTDIVLEHFKNPRNVGVIEDPDGYAIEGSPACGDQIVVYIKVDPNTKVITDIKFQSFGCASNIATGSMMTEMVKGKTIEEALKLTWKDVVDALGGLPPVKLHCSVLAIDGLKAAIRNYLGEKTEGKLSKEEVVNVLSNVLYPSLAVDIVTLKLLNFLKITEKGKVIIELLLGEEDPFKEHIKEEIVEKLSKINGVKEVEVNFVK, from the coding sequence ATGTTGAGATATACGGATATAGTATTGGAACATTTTAAAAACCCCAGAAATGTAGGAGTCATAGAAGATCCTGATGGATATGCTATAGAAGGAAGTCCTGCTTGTGGGGATCAAATTGTAGTTTATATAAAGGTTGATCCCAATACAAAAGTCATAACTGACATAAAGTTTCAGTCTTTTGGTTGTGCCTCAAATATAGCTACAGGTTCTATGATGACGGAGATGGTAAAGGGGAAAACTATTGAAGAAGCTTTAAAACTTACTTGGAAGGATGTGGTAGATGCTTTAGGAGGGCTTCCTCCTGTAAAATTACACTGTTCAGTTCTTGCAATAGATGGTCTTAAAGCAGCAATTAGAAATTATTTGGGAGAAAAAACTGAAGGAAAACTGAGTAAAGAAGAGGTAGTCAATGTTTTATCCAATGTTTTATATCCCAGCTTGGCTGTAGATATAGTAACTTTGAAACTTTTAAATTTTTTAAAAATTACAGAGAAAGGAAAAGTTATTATTGAGCTATTATTAGGTGAGGAAGATCCTTTTAAGGAGCATATCAAAGAGGAGATTGTTGAGAAGTTATCAAAAATAAATGGAGTTAAGGAGGTTGAAGTGAATTTTGTCAAGTAA
- a CDS encoding glycosyltransferase family 2 protein has protein sequence MKSLDVSLVIPVKDEEVTLEALYERITEVLEGLNLTFEIIFIDDGSTDQSFDIMKKLSQRDSRVKVVKFRKNFGKAAALSCGFEKARENIVITMDADFQDDPKEIPKFIDLINNGYDVVSGWKKIEKIL, from the coding sequence ATGAAGAGTTTGGATGTTTCTTTAGTGATACCAGTCAAAGACGAAGAAGTTACTTTAGAAGCCTTATATGAAAGAATCACAGAAGTATTAGAAGGGTTAAATCTTACTTTTGAAATTATTTTTATTGATGATGGAAGCACTGATCAGTCTTTTGATATTATGAAAAAGCTATCTCAGAGGGATTCAAGGGTTAAGGTTGTGAAATTTAGAAAAAACTTTGGAAAAGCTGCAGCTCTTTCTTGTGGGTTTGAAAAGGCAAGGGAAAATATTGTTATAACTATGGATGCTGATTTTCAGGATGATCCAAAAGAAATTCCCAAATTTATTGACTTGATTAACAATGGTTATGATGTGGTTTCTGGCTGGAAAAAAATAGAAAAGATCCTTTGA
- the nifS gene encoding cysteine desulfurase NifS translates to MKREVYLDYAATTPLRKEVYEAMKPFLKEKFGNPSSIHHFGRETRTAIEEAREKIAKAIGAKSDEIIFTSGGTESNNMAIKGVAFALSTKGKHIITSKVEHHAVLEPCHFLEKLGFEITYLPVDREGFVDPDDLKKALRKDTILISIMHANNEIGTIEPIQELSKIAKEYDIYFHTDAVQTVGHIPVNVDELGVDLLSISAHKFYGPKGVGALYIRKGTKIHPLIHGGSQENNKRAGTENVAGIIGMGKAIELAILEMDKEIERLTELRDYFIREVEKRISDVYLNGPRSNRLPNNINFSFAYVEGESILLHLDLEGVEVSTGSACSSSSLEPSHVLSAINVPIELAHGSIRFTLGLYTTKEDLNYTLDVLERIIEKLRTISPYKQEWKINKKS, encoded by the coding sequence ATGAAAAGAGAAGTATATTTAGACTATGCAGCTACAACTCCCTTAAGAAAAGAAGTATATGAAGCAATGAAACCATTCTTAAAGGAAAAATTCGGAAATCCATCCAGTATTCACCATTTTGGAAGAGAAACAAGAACTGCCATTGAGGAAGCAAGAGAAAAAATAGCAAAAGCCATAGGGGCAAAATCTGACGAAATAATTTTTACCAGCGGAGGAACAGAATCAAACAATATGGCTATCAAGGGGGTTGCTTTTGCTTTATCAACCAAAGGAAAACATATAATCACAAGTAAAGTTGAGCATCATGCAGTATTAGAACCATGCCATTTTCTTGAAAAATTAGGGTTTGAAATAACTTATCTTCCTGTCGACAGAGAGGGCTTTGTGGATCCAGATGATCTTAAAAAAGCTTTAAGAAAAGATACCATATTGATATCTATAATGCATGCCAATAACGAAATAGGAACTATTGAACCCATCCAAGAACTTTCAAAGATTGCTAAAGAATATGATATCTACTTTCATACCGATGCGGTACAGACCGTAGGACATATACCTGTAAATGTGGATGAATTAGGGGTGGACCTTCTTTCCATTTCTGCCCACAAATTTTATGGTCCCAAAGGAGTAGGAGCCTTATACATAAGAAAAGGCACAAAAATTCATCCATTAATTCATGGAGGATCACAAGAAAACAATAAGAGAGCTGGAACAGAAAACGTAGCAGGAATTATAGGTATGGGAAAAGCTATAGAGTTAGCAATTCTGGAAATGGATAAAGAGATAGAAAGATTAACAGAGCTTAGAGATTATTTCATAAGAGAGGTAGAAAAAAGGATTTCAGATGTTTATTTAAATGGTCCCAGATCAAATCGACTTCCTAATAATATAAACTTTAGTTTTGCTTATGTAGAGGGAGAATCTATTCTTCTTCATTTAGATTTAGAGGGGGTTGAGGTCTCTACAGGATCTGCATGCAGTTCCAGTTCCTTAGAGCCATCCCATGTTCTTTCTGCAATTAATGTACCTATTGAACTTGCCCATGGCTCCATAAGATTTACCCTCGGATTATATACCACCAAAGAGGATCTTAATTATACCCTTGATGTCTTGGAAAGAATCATAGAAAAATTAAGAACTATCTCCCCATATAAGCAAGAGTGGAAGATAAATAAGAAAAGTTAA
- a CDS encoding UDP-glucose dehydrogenase family protein, whose amino-acid sequence MKKIGIIGIGYIGLVIVLGLVDFGNQVICLDIDDEKIEQLRKGISPIKEKDIDELLRRNIEKNRIKFTKDIQELISNSEIIFICVNTPPKEDGSVDLSQVISVSESLAKNLKDKKIIAIKSTIPIGTLEKINQIFENYGKKKNQDFEIAFIPEFLREGNAVYDFYNPSRIVIGAENPETIEELKKLFSPLNAPFIITSPNAAILIKYASNAFLAMRISFINEIANIAERFGIDIQEVIEGMKYDKRIGKDYLQPGIGFGGPCLGKDLMGLIKMAEKQGYQPNLLISILEKNEHQIRQIIYKIKSFLGEFLDGQIIRVLGLTFKPDTNDVRNSLALRITKVLKNDGAKIKASDPLGMEEAKKEINDVEYCDNPYDVAQDSNCLVILTGWKEFKELDFLKIKRVMKAPIIIDGVNLLDPQIIKNMGFIYKGVGRQ is encoded by the coding sequence TTGAAAAAGATAGGCATTATAGGAATAGGATACATAGGTCTGGTAATAGTGCTTGGTCTTGTTGATTTTGGAAACCAAGTAATATGTCTTGATATAGACGACGAAAAGATTGAGCAGTTGAGAAAAGGTATTTCTCCAATTAAAGAAAAGGACATAGATGAACTGTTAAGAAGAAATATAGAAAAAAATAGGATAAAATTCACTAAAGATATTCAAGAACTTATCTCAAATTCAGAAATAATTTTTATATGTGTAAATACTCCCCCAAAAGAAGATGGAAGTGTAGATTTATCTCAAGTAATATCGGTTTCTGAAAGCCTTGCCAAGAATTTAAAAGATAAAAAAATAATAGCTATTAAAAGCACTATTCCGATAGGAACCTTGGAAAAAATAAATCAGATATTTGAAAACTATGGAAAAAAGAAAAATCAAGACTTTGAGATAGCCTTTATCCCTGAATTTTTGAGAGAAGGAAATGCAGTATATGATTTTTATAATCCATCTCGGATAGTTATAGGAGCAGAAAACCCTGAAACCATAGAAGAGTTAAAAAAACTTTTCTCTCCTTTAAACGCACCCTTTATTATAACATCACCTAATGCAGCTATACTAATAAAATACGCATCTAATGCCTTTCTTGCCATGAGAATATCTTTCATAAATGAGATTGCAAATATCGCAGAAAGATTCGGAATTGATATACAGGAAGTGATAGAAGGAATGAAGTATGACAAAAGAATAGGCAAGGATTACTTACAGCCTGGAATTGGCTTTGGAGGACCATGCTTAGGAAAAGATCTCATGGGACTTATCAAAATGGCAGAAAAACAAGGTTATCAACCTAATTTACTTATAAGTATTCTTGAAAAGAATGAACATCAAATAAGACAAATTATTTATAAGATTAAGTCTTTCTTAGGAGAATTTTTGGACGGACAAATTATAAGAGTATTAGGACTCACGTTTAAACCTGATACAAATGATGTAAGAAATTCTTTAGCTTTAAGGATTACAAAAGTGCTTAAAAATGATGGGGCAAAAATCAAAGCCTCTGATCCCTTAGGAATGGAAGAGGCCAAAAAAGAAATTAATGATGTTGAATACTGTGATAATCCCTATGATGTAGCTCAAGATTCTAATTGTCTTGTTATCCTCACGGGATGGAAAGAATTTAAAGAATTGGATTTTTTAAAAATAAAGAGGGTGATGAAAGCTCCCATAATAATTGACGGTGTAAATCTACTTGATCCCCAAATTATTAAAAATATGGGATTTATATACAAAGGGGTGGGAAGGCAATAA